A stretch of Microbacterium caowuchunii DNA encodes these proteins:
- a CDS encoding basic amino acid/polyamine antiporter: MTDPRRDAPPTARVSMLTLSAFVVGSMIGAGVFSLPGAFAAETGVAGALIAWGIAGAGMLTLALVFSILAVRKPALDAGVYSYARAGFGDFAGFFSAFGYWASACAGNVFYWVFIMSTLGAVFPALGAGDTVAAVLVASAGLWLFYLLIRQGVREAAAANRVVSIAKTVPIVVFVVLCLTVFDPVVFAENWTGGAGAPPVFEQVRATMLVSVFVFIGIEGASVNSRHARSRKDVGRATLLGFLSVLAVFASVTIVSYGVLPRAEIAALHDPSMGGVLDAAVGPWGAVLVSVALIVAVLGAYLAWTLMAAEVLLVAARGGDLPRFLARTDRRDTPIGALTMSTGLVQLMLVVALFAENAFDVALDLTSSLVLIPFLLSAAYALKLAATGEGYRRGERARRRDLTIAVLATGYTAFLLYAAGVAYLLLSLLIIVPGTILFALARRERGARVFTRVEAVVFVLAAAGAVAAIVLLATGVIVL; encoded by the coding sequence ATGACCGATCCCCGCCGCGATGCACCGCCCACCGCACGGGTCTCGATGCTGACCCTGTCGGCCTTCGTCGTGGGCTCGATGATCGGCGCGGGCGTGTTCTCCCTGCCCGGGGCCTTCGCGGCCGAGACCGGCGTCGCGGGCGCCCTCATCGCCTGGGGCATCGCCGGCGCCGGCATGCTCACCCTCGCCCTCGTGTTCAGCATCCTCGCCGTGCGCAAGCCCGCTCTGGACGCCGGCGTCTACAGCTACGCCCGGGCGGGCTTCGGGGACTTCGCCGGGTTCTTCTCCGCGTTCGGGTACTGGGCGAGCGCCTGCGCGGGGAACGTCTTCTACTGGGTGTTCATCATGTCGACCCTGGGCGCGGTCTTCCCCGCCCTGGGCGCCGGCGACACCGTAGCGGCGGTGCTGGTCGCCTCGGCGGGCCTGTGGCTGTTCTACCTGCTCATCCGGCAGGGCGTCCGGGAGGCCGCCGCGGCGAACCGGGTGGTGAGCATCGCCAAGACCGTGCCGATCGTCGTGTTCGTGGTGCTCTGCCTCACGGTGTTCGACCCGGTCGTATTCGCGGAGAACTGGACCGGCGGAGCGGGCGCCCCGCCGGTGTTCGAGCAGGTGCGCGCGACCATGCTGGTGAGCGTCTTCGTGTTCATCGGCATCGAGGGCGCGAGCGTGAACTCGCGGCACGCGCGCAGCAGGAAGGACGTGGGACGGGCGACGCTGCTCGGATTCCTCAGCGTCCTGGCCGTCTTCGCCTCGGTGACGATCGTCTCCTACGGGGTGCTCCCCCGCGCCGAGATCGCCGCCCTGCACGACCCCTCGATGGGTGGCGTGCTCGATGCCGCGGTCGGGCCGTGGGGGGCTGTGCTGGTCAGCGTCGCGCTCATCGTCGCGGTGCTCGGGGCGTACCTCGCCTGGACCCTCATGGCCGCGGAGGTCCTCCTCGTCGCCGCACGGGGCGGGGACCTGCCCCGTTTCCTCGCGCGGACCGACCGGCGGGACACGCCCATCGGCGCACTGACGATGTCGACCGGCCTCGTGCAGCTCATGCTCGTCGTCGCCCTGTTCGCCGAGAACGCCTTCGACGTGGCGCTCGACCTCACGAGTTCGCTCGTTCTGATCCCGTTCCTCCTGTCCGCCGCGTACGCGCTGAAACTCGCCGCCACCGGCGAGGGGTACCGGCGAGGTGAACGGGCCCGGCGCCGGGATCTGACGATCGCGGTGCTGGCGACGGGCTACACCGCGTTCCTGCTGTACGCCGCGGGGGTGGCGTACCTCCTGCTCTCCCTGCTGATCATCGTCCCGGGCACGATCCTGTTCGCCCTCGCGCGGCGGGAACGCGGCGCGCGCGTGTTCACCCGCGTCGAAGCGGTGGTGTTCGTCCTCGCCGCGGCGGGGGCGGTCGCGGCGATCGTGCTGCTGGCCACCGGCGTCATCGTGCTCTGA
- a CDS encoding 50S ribosomal protein L25/general stress protein Ctc: MSEDNKVTAELRTQFGKGFARRLRAAGQIPAVLYGHGTDPVHVALPGHQTALIIRRANALLELSIDGKDHLALVKDVQKDPVLQIIEHIDLLVVVKGEKVQVEIPVVLVGESAVGTSVNQDANVVLLEVEATNIPQHVEVDIDGLQDGTHVTAADLKLPAGAALAVDPETLIVAISTESSAAEDEIAAADAEVAAGQASESAE, encoded by the coding sequence ATGTCGGAAGACAACAAGGTCACCGCTGAGCTGCGCACGCAGTTCGGCAAGGGCTTCGCCCGCCGCCTCCGCGCCGCCGGCCAGATCCCCGCCGTGCTGTACGGCCACGGCACCGACCCGGTGCACGTCGCACTGCCCGGTCACCAGACCGCGCTCATCATCCGTCGCGCCAACGCGCTGCTCGAGCTCTCGATCGACGGCAAGGACCACCTCGCCCTCGTCAAGGACGTGCAGAAGGACCCGGTGCTGCAGATCATCGAGCACATCGACCTGCTGGTCGTCGTGAAGGGCGAGAAGGTCCAGGTCGAGATCCCGGTCGTGCTGGTCGGCGAGTCGGCCGTGGGCACCTCGGTCAACCAGGACGCCAACGTCGTCCTGCTCGAGGTCGAGGCGACCAACATCCCGCAGCACGTCGAGGTCGACATCGACGGCCTCCAGGACGGCACGCACGTCACCGCCGCCGACCTGAAGCTGCCCGCCGGCGCCGCTCTGGCCGTCGACCCGGAGACGCTGATCGTCGCGATCTCGACCGAGTCGTCCGCTGCGGAGGACGAGATCGCCGCCGCAGATGCCGAGGTGGCTGCAGGGCAGGCCAGCGAGTCCGCCGAGTAA
- a CDS encoding HNH endonuclease signature motif containing protein: MSSPTVIGFSDADAATLASIVQDMRSAQAEVEAAQARVMRILARGHELAERQSHGSSARVKSRDMALRAIAAEIAGATRSTDRSVQRRIGDAVGIVDGLPATMDAWASGRITRAHVRLIADLALTLPPGTRTAFERIAIERCEAETPGRLRGELAILADRMHPRTLTERHAEARDTRCVRVFPLGDGMSELNIVGPTLLVEGVYDRATRQAAATADARSAAQERIRAGATSTGATSAAGAGGDRDGSSRRERKAATERGHGDTQDEILASDTRTMDQLRADLLLDMLLTAQPGADPSCTDDGPGTLGAIRAKVQVVVPALTLLGADEHPADLVGGSPIDAETARTLAGAAPDAWIRVLTHPVSGAVLATDTRFAETPLRNFLKARDRHCRFPGCRVPAVRCETDHTIDYAQGGRTCVENCAELCQRHHSMKQFTAWRVRQLGDGVLEWTSPLGNTYVDEPPSATVQFIPDAVGPPTRRSAPPLTQASDPPPF; encoded by the coding sequence ATGTCTTCCCCTACGGTCATCGGATTCAGCGACGCGGATGCCGCGACGCTCGCCTCGATCGTGCAGGACATGCGGTCGGCTCAGGCCGAGGTCGAGGCCGCCCAGGCCCGAGTCATGCGCATCCTGGCCAGGGGCCATGAGCTGGCGGAGCGGCAGTCCCACGGCTCGTCGGCCCGGGTGAAGAGCCGGGACATGGCGTTGCGAGCGATCGCCGCGGAGATCGCCGGCGCGACCCGCAGCACGGACAGGTCGGTGCAGCGGCGCATCGGTGATGCGGTCGGCATCGTGGACGGACTCCCCGCGACGATGGATGCCTGGGCGTCGGGGCGGATCACGCGCGCCCACGTCCGCCTCATCGCCGATCTCGCCCTCACGCTGCCGCCGGGGACGCGGACCGCCTTCGAACGGATCGCGATCGAACGGTGCGAAGCAGAGACACCGGGCCGCCTGCGCGGCGAACTCGCGATCCTGGCGGACCGCATGCATCCGCGCACCCTCACCGAGCGGCATGCCGAGGCGCGTGACACGCGCTGCGTGCGGGTGTTCCCGCTCGGGGACGGCATGTCCGAACTGAACATCGTCGGCCCGACCCTGCTCGTCGAAGGCGTCTACGACCGCGCCACCCGGCAGGCCGCGGCGACCGCCGACGCCCGCAGCGCCGCTCAGGAACGGATCCGGGCGGGCGCGACATCCACCGGGGCAACCTCGGCCGCGGGCGCGGGCGGAGACCGTGACGGGTCGTCCCGCAGGGAACGGAAGGCCGCGACGGAGCGCGGTCACGGTGACACGCAGGACGAGATCCTCGCCTCGGACACCCGCACCATGGATCAGCTCCGCGCCGACCTCCTGCTCGACATGCTCCTCACCGCACAGCCCGGCGCGGACCCCAGCTGCACGGACGACGGGCCGGGAACGCTGGGCGCGATCCGCGCGAAGGTGCAGGTCGTGGTTCCCGCGCTGACCCTGCTGGGCGCAGACGAACACCCCGCCGACCTCGTGGGCGGATCCCCCATCGATGCAGAGACCGCCCGCACCCTCGCCGGCGCCGCACCGGACGCATGGATCCGCGTCCTGACGCACCCGGTCTCAGGAGCCGTGCTCGCCACCGACACCCGATTCGCGGAGACGCCCCTGCGGAACTTCCTGAAAGCCCGTGATCGGCACTGTCGGTTCCCCGGATGCCGGGTCCCCGCCGTCCGCTGCGAGACCGACCACACGATCGACTACGCCCAGGGCGGGAGAACCTGCGTGGAGAACTGCGCAGAACTCTGCCAACGGCACCACTCGATGAAGCAGTTCACCGCATGGCGGGTCCGCCAGCTGGGCGACGGGGTGCTGGAGTGGACCTCGCCCCTCGGGAACACCTACGTCGACGAACCGCCGTCCGCGACCGTGCAGTTCATCCCGGATGCGGTCGGTCCGCCGACGCGGAGGTCTGCACCACCCCTGACGCAGGCGTCGGATCCCCCGCCGTTCTGA
- the pth gene encoding aminoacyl-tRNA hydrolase produces MGQTWLIVGLGNPGPRYEATRHNIGQVVVDELAARRGETFRAHKANARVAETWLRPGGDKLVLAKANTFMNVSGGPVAGLAKFYGIDPEHVVVVHDELDIPFDTLKLKVGGGHGGHNGVRDVAKALGTADFPRVRVGIGRPPGRQDPADWVLDPFGATERATLANLVADAADAVEMLVDDGLVAAQQRWHAPRD; encoded by the coding sequence ATGGGGCAGACCTGGCTGATCGTCGGTCTCGGCAACCCCGGACCGCGATACGAGGCGACCCGGCACAACATCGGACAGGTCGTCGTCGATGAGCTGGCCGCTCGCCGCGGCGAGACGTTCCGTGCACACAAGGCGAACGCCCGTGTCGCTGAGACCTGGCTCCGCCCCGGGGGCGACAAGCTCGTGCTCGCCAAGGCCAATACGTTCATGAACGTGTCGGGAGGACCGGTCGCGGGCCTCGCGAAGTTCTACGGCATCGACCCGGAGCACGTGGTCGTCGTCCACGACGAACTTGACATCCCCTTCGACACGCTGAAACTCAAGGTGGGCGGCGGACACGGTGGGCACAACGGTGTCCGCGACGTGGCCAAGGCGCTCGGAACCGCGGACTTCCCGCGCGTGCGGGTGGGGATCGGGCGGCCGCCGGGCCGGCAGGATCCCGCGGACTGGGTGCTCGATCCCTTCGGCGCCACGGAGCGGGCCACGCTCGCAAACCTCGTCGCAGACGCGGCGGATGCGGTCGAGATGCTCGTCGACGACGGGCTCGTGGCCGCCCAGCAGCGCTGGCACGCTCCGCGCGACTGA
- a CDS encoding gamma carbonic anhydrase family protein: protein MQFEHLGARPRIHPDAVIAPSAVISGDVTIGAGCQVLHGAVLTAEGGPVVLGEHVIVMENALIRATSVNSVRIGSHVLVGPMASISGATIADEVFLATGVRVFNGARIGTRCEVRINAVVHLRTVLPPETIVPIAWVAVGDPVQMLSPDRHEEIWALQHDLDFPGYVFGLDRETPDLMAQLTERYGSSLARHRADRRLDS, encoded by the coding sequence ATGCAGTTCGAGCACCTGGGGGCACGGCCCCGCATCCATCCCGACGCCGTGATCGCGCCCAGCGCCGTCATCTCCGGGGACGTGACCATCGGGGCGGGATGCCAGGTGCTCCACGGCGCCGTCCTCACGGCGGAGGGCGGACCGGTGGTCCTCGGCGAGCACGTGATCGTGATGGAGAACGCCCTCATCCGGGCGACGTCGGTCAACTCCGTCCGGATCGGCTCGCATGTGCTGGTCGGTCCGATGGCCAGCATCTCCGGCGCGACGATCGCCGACGAGGTGTTCCTGGCCACCGGCGTCCGCGTTTTCAACGGTGCGCGGATCGGGACACGCTGCGAGGTCCGCATCAACGCGGTCGTGCACCTGCGCACCGTGCTGCCGCCGGAGACCATCGTGCCGATCGCCTGGGTCGCGGTCGGGGATCCGGTGCAGATGCTCTCTCCCGACCGCCACGAGGAGATCTGGGCGTTGCAGCACGACCTCGATTTCCCGGGCTACGTGTTCGGGCTCGATCGGGAGACGCCGGACCTCATGGCGCAGCTGACCGAACGGTACGGCTCGTCCCTCGCACGGCATCGCGCCGACCGCCGCCTGGACTCCTGA
- the mfd gene encoding transcription-repair coupling factor has product MTVPGIVRALTQAETFRDAVATASDDGDFSLVDGLDAPLLAALLEKRREAGAPAALLVIVPTGRRAESIGPALQAVLPGADVRHFPAWETLPHERLSPSAETVGRRLDVLRRIADWEGEAPLVVTASVRSAIQPLAPGLADTAAVRLAVGARGHDLADIVTKLVERAYLRVDMVSRRGEFAVRGGILDVFPPTADHPYRVEFFGDEIDQIRAFSVADQRSLPGEIPEVEFVASRELLLTDAVRERARGLGDAFPSLRGMLEKMAEGIPAEGMESLTPALIDDLVTLVDYLPRGTAVALVDPERAAARARTLADTNREFLDAAWSAAVAGADTPVDLGAGDFVSLPRLQEVTHENGGVWWTLSGFDSGAADAEVEGLTDSGGVVRLEAGSVPSFAGNVDGAIAHVGSRVADGWSVVIAASGVGLADRARDVLGEHGIAARRVDTILEAPEPRVAMIVTSELERGFEVEGAKLAVLTESEFYGRTIANDSRAVKKLASRRRNVVDPLQLKAGDYVVHQTHGIGRFVELVQREVSSGGRNPVKSQREYLVLEYAPSKRGHPGDKLFVPTDQLDLLSRYVGGEAPTLSKMGGSDWATAKSKARKAVRDIAVELVKLYSARMASKGHAFGPDTPWQRELEEAFPFAETPDQLQTIDEIKADMEKPIPMDRLLSGDVGFGKTEVAVRAAFKAIQDGKQVAMLVPTTLLVKQHTETFTERFAGFPVKVRALSRFQTDKQAREVVAGLADGTVDMVIGTHRILTEKIIFKDLGLLIIDEEQRFGVEHKDALKKLKTNVDILAMSATPIPRTLEMAVTGIREMSTLQTPPEDRHPILSYVGPRNDKQIAAAIRRELLREGQVFYVHNRVQSIQRVAAHLAELVPEARIAVAHGQMGEHQLEKVVDDFWERRADVLVSTTIIETGLDIANANTIIIDRADKYGLSQLHQLRGRVGRARERAYAYFLYDENKPLSETAADRLETIAVNNDLGSGMQVALKDLELRGAGNLLGGEQAGHIAGVGFDLYLRMVGEAVATFRGEDTEGPTELRLELPVQARIPETYIDSERLRLEAYQKLSAAASATAKDDALDLVIEELSDRYGALPSEVEGLVAVARLRRRAARSGLTDVVAMGPNLRIAPAKLPDSMRVRLQRLYPKSKLVASGEAVVVPLPTADGTVLADGDLIAWTAQLLDQIFPVAEKSEPAVLQG; this is encoded by the coding sequence GTGACAGTTCCCGGGATCGTGCGCGCCCTCACGCAGGCGGAAACCTTCCGGGATGCGGTGGCGACCGCATCCGATGACGGGGATTTCTCCCTCGTCGACGGGCTCGATGCACCCCTGCTGGCGGCGCTGCTCGAGAAGCGCCGCGAGGCCGGTGCCCCCGCCGCTCTGCTCGTGATCGTGCCGACCGGCCGGCGCGCCGAATCCATCGGTCCCGCCCTGCAGGCGGTGCTCCCCGGTGCCGACGTGCGGCACTTCCCCGCGTGGGAGACCCTGCCGCACGAGCGCCTCAGTCCGAGTGCGGAGACGGTCGGGCGACGGCTCGACGTCCTCCGCCGGATCGCGGACTGGGAGGGCGAGGCGCCGCTCGTGGTCACCGCATCGGTGCGCAGCGCCATCCAGCCCCTGGCGCCGGGTCTCGCCGACACCGCCGCCGTCCGCCTGGCGGTCGGTGCGCGCGGACACGACCTCGCCGACATCGTGACCAAGCTCGTCGAGCGCGCGTACCTGCGGGTGGACATGGTCTCCCGGCGCGGCGAGTTCGCCGTGCGCGGCGGCATCCTCGACGTCTTCCCGCCCACGGCGGACCACCCCTACCGCGTCGAGTTCTTCGGGGACGAGATCGACCAGATCCGTGCGTTCTCGGTCGCCGACCAGCGCTCGCTGCCGGGCGAGATCCCGGAGGTCGAGTTCGTCGCGAGCCGGGAGCTCCTCCTCACCGACGCCGTGCGCGAGCGTGCCCGGGGACTCGGTGACGCGTTCCCGTCCCTGCGCGGCATGCTCGAGAAGATGGCCGAGGGCATCCCCGCCGAGGGCATGGAATCGCTCACCCCCGCCCTGATCGACGACCTCGTCACCCTCGTGGACTACCTGCCGCGCGGGACGGCGGTGGCCCTCGTCGATCCGGAGCGTGCCGCGGCCCGTGCCCGCACCCTCGCGGACACGAATCGGGAGTTCCTCGACGCCGCCTGGAGCGCCGCCGTCGCAGGAGCGGACACCCCGGTCGACCTCGGTGCCGGCGACTTCGTGAGCCTGCCCCGTCTGCAGGAGGTGACCCACGAGAACGGCGGTGTCTGGTGGACGCTGTCCGGTTTCGACTCCGGCGCGGCGGACGCCGAGGTGGAGGGTCTCACCGACAGCGGGGGCGTGGTCCGGCTCGAGGCCGGCTCCGTCCCGTCGTTCGCGGGGAACGTGGACGGCGCGATCGCGCACGTCGGCTCGCGCGTCGCGGACGGATGGTCCGTGGTGATCGCCGCATCCGGCGTCGGGCTCGCCGATCGGGCGCGCGACGTGCTCGGCGAGCACGGGATCGCGGCCCGGCGCGTCGACACCATCCTCGAGGCCCCGGAACCGCGTGTGGCGATGATCGTCACGAGTGAGCTGGAACGCGGCTTCGAGGTCGAGGGCGCGAAGCTCGCCGTCCTCACCGAGTCGGAGTTCTACGGTCGCACCATCGCGAACGATTCCCGGGCCGTGAAGAAGCTCGCCTCCCGGCGCCGCAACGTCGTCGACCCGCTGCAGCTGAAGGCCGGCGACTACGTGGTGCACCAGACGCACGGCATCGGCCGGTTCGTCGAGCTCGTGCAGCGCGAGGTTTCCTCGGGCGGGCGCAATCCGGTCAAGAGCCAGCGCGAGTACCTCGTGCTGGAGTACGCGCCCTCCAAACGCGGTCATCCCGGTGACAAGCTCTTCGTGCCGACCGACCAGCTCGACCTCCTCTCGCGGTACGTGGGCGGAGAAGCGCCGACGCTCTCGAAGATGGGCGGCAGCGACTGGGCCACGGCGAAGAGCAAGGCGCGCAAGGCGGTGCGCGACATCGCGGTCGAGCTCGTCAAGCTGTATTCCGCGCGGATGGCGTCCAAGGGCCACGCCTTCGGCCCGGACACCCCCTGGCAGCGCGAGCTGGAGGAGGCGTTCCCGTTCGCCGAGACGCCGGATCAGCTGCAGACGATCGACGAGATCAAGGCCGACATGGAGAAGCCGATCCCGATGGACCGGCTGCTGTCCGGTGATGTCGGCTTCGGGAAGACCGAGGTCGCGGTCCGGGCGGCGTTCAAGGCCATCCAGGACGGCAAGCAGGTCGCGATGCTCGTCCCGACCACCCTGCTGGTCAAGCAGCACACCGAGACGTTCACCGAGCGGTTCGCCGGCTTCCCGGTGAAGGTGCGCGCCCTGTCCCGCTTCCAGACCGACAAGCAGGCCCGCGAGGTCGTCGCGGGGCTGGCCGACGGCACGGTCGACATGGTGATCGGGACCCACCGCATCCTCACCGAGAAGATCATCTTCAAGGACCTCGGACTGCTCATCATCGACGAGGAGCAGCGGTTCGGCGTCGAGCACAAGGACGCCCTGAAGAAGCTCAAGACGAACGTCGACATCCTCGCGATGAGCGCGACGCCGATCCCGCGCACGCTGGAGATGGCCGTGACCGGTATCCGCGAGATGTCCACGCTGCAGACCCCGCCCGAGGACAGGCATCCGATCCTGTCGTACGTCGGCCCCCGCAACGACAAGCAGATCGCGGCCGCCATCCGTCGCGAGCTGCTGCGCGAGGGGCAGGTCTTCTACGTGCACAACCGTGTCCAGTCGATCCAGCGGGTCGCCGCGCACCTGGCGGAACTCGTGCCCGAGGCGCGCATCGCCGTGGCGCACGGACAGATGGGCGAGCACCAGCTCGAGAAGGTCGTGGACGACTTCTGGGAGCGCCGTGCCGACGTGCTCGTCTCGACCACCATCATCGAGACCGGTCTCGACATCGCGAACGCCAACACGATCATCATCGACCGGGCCGACAAGTACGGCCTGAGCCAGCTGCACCAGCTGCGCGGGCGCGTCGGCCGCGCGCGGGAGCGGGCCTACGCGTACTTCCTCTACGACGAGAACAAGCCGCTCAGTGAGACCGCCGCCGACCGGCTCGAGACGATCGCCGTCAACAACGACCTCGGATCCGGGATGCAGGTGGCCCTGAAGGACCTCGAGCTGCGCGGTGCGGGGAACCTGCTCGGGGGCGAGCAGGCCGGCCACATCGCCGGCGTCGGGTTCGACCTGTACCTGCGGATGGTGGGGGAGGCGGTCGCGACCTTCCGCGGCGAGGACACCGAGGGACCCACCGAGCTCCGACTCGAGCTGCCGGTCCAGGCGCGCATCCCGGAGACCTACATCGACAGCGAGCGGCTGCGGCTGGAGGCGTATCAGAAGCTCTCCGCCGCGGCATCCGCCACGGCTAAGGACGACGCCCTGGACCTCGTGATCGAGGAGCTGAGCGACCGGTACGGAGCGCTTCCGTCCGAGGTGGAAGGGCTCGTCGCGGTCGCCCGGCTGCGGCGCCGTGCCGCTCGGTCGGGGCTCACGGATGTGGTGGCGATGGGGCCCAACCTGCGGATCGCGCCGGCCAAGCTGCCGGACTCGATGCGGGTGCGGTTGCAGCGCCTGTACCCGAAGTCGAAGCTCGTGGCGTCCGGCGAGGCCGTCGTCGTGCCGCTGCCGACGGCGGACGGTACGGTGCTCGCGGACGGCGACCTGATCGCCTGGACGGCGCAGTTGCTCGACCAGATCTTCCCGGTCGCCGAGAAGAGCGAGCCCGCGGTCCTGCAGGGCTGA
- a CDS encoding gluconokinase, with protein MRDGGPAMDRIVLMGPSGAGKSVIGRSLADRLGLPFTDADDLHPEENLAKMRAGTPLEDADRMPWLDRVAEVLHGSPQGGVVACSALALRYRRRLAAGVSGLVFVHLDVPAEELEKRMRERAHFMPPSLLASQLRTLEPLGPDENGFRVRNTGAIEDVLDRIVASLPRG; from the coding sequence ATGCGCGACGGGGGACCCGCGATGGACAGGATCGTGCTCATGGGGCCGAGCGGCGCCGGCAAGTCGGTCATCGGCCGGTCGCTCGCGGACCGGCTCGGCCTGCCGTTCACGGATGCGGACGATCTGCACCCGGAGGAGAACCTCGCGAAGATGCGAGCGGGGACGCCCCTCGAGGACGCCGACCGGATGCCGTGGCTCGATCGGGTGGCCGAAGTGCTGCACGGGTCGCCGCAGGGCGGCGTGGTCGCCTGCTCCGCGCTGGCGCTGCGCTACCGGCGGCGGCTGGCGGCGGGCGTTTCCGGCCTGGTTTTCGTGCACCTGGATGTGCCCGCTGAGGAGCTCGAGAAGCGCATGCGGGAACGCGCCCACTTCATGCCGCCGAGTCTGCTCGCGTCCCAGCTGCGGACGCTCGAGCCGCTCGGGCCGGACGAGAACGGGTTCCGGGTGCGCAACACCGGCGCGATCGAGGACGTCCTCGACCGGATCGTGGCGTCGCTGCCCCGGGGATGA